In Erythrolamprus reginae isolate rEryReg1 chromosome 10, rEryReg1.hap1, whole genome shotgun sequence, one DNA window encodes the following:
- the CGNL1 gene encoding LOW QUALITY PROTEIN: cingulin-like protein 1 (The sequence of the model RefSeq protein was modified relative to this genomic sequence to represent the inferred CDS: inserted 1 base in 1 codon; deleted 1 base in 1 codon) — translation MKPSPNGVRQWQRDHGTPPKLARQESPKNLPTAKGGSYGVTVRVQGIDGHPYLVLNNTEGCLSANLLGPEDAQQVDRPAPDAALPALELVRKSPEGGRPFGGLWDEAPPGWIKSLNQASRSEGKETTPPSQASNLLNFQKYPELLQPYNPANSILNRKDLQPRLLSESQSLEEEEEEGEKVGPRPWNSPLEAASGASTPQFAELAKSKPKTVDLTRPEQNTQQQHRGSPSIADCPGSERPEWAGSSLAGGSPACPGPSRGRPDLLPFRQPDSAGAALDGSQKSSSSSTTPTSATSVSRFFLDDQEYAIYADHVNRHENRRYIPFLPGTGRDIDTGSIPAVEELIEKFDRKVCPPRRGRLGFRTRTLPESQKRSKSVDSALSHGTRSDGLGDHTKGLGRSSEHLVHSSQLCLRKPLSPEKKATSLGGQLAPRGAGELRTGPGPRESPRSPFSSWQRLRQDQGGPEGLPSQPATLPRQRKRRDRKALDSAPFFPESPVRHTRSMDTFAAGSKNAQVTPDLLKGQQELARQSNEETAKQILYNYLKDGTGENEDATKRKVNLVFEKIQTLKSRAAGSPQTSDASVEVNTLVEEKTRLTKELCELQRTLDLELEHQQSFQAERQTMEAELQKLRQQLKENAEETETFRRQLKESEKDLRENLEELFQVKMGREQQQREIRDLQDQLSEMHDELDSTKHTEDSEKEQLLEELMRTKQGLQELLVLKGHREEALARREREVAALKGVLKEEMASQEREVGRLREQHLRELQSLSDSLAKATEKIGCLSSAKAEAEKEQRSLEGRVAGMAAQEGQLREALARQRELQAELEALRRGKEEAEGRLRSCRREVQSLTLALEEARQVASAKVSVEAQLEEAQRKLGRLSQEQHQLMGRLEAEGSQREQLQRAKRELENERRQLGRTVETLQEEMAEVLQASRESGQQLQKQLDESTEKSQQQLKDKARELEKAHQAVLKMQEQVHSLEGEVQGQRKAQRESLAKTQLLEETVKDLGHQVDTKSRWREDRARQAKMLEDKVSQLELELEEERSNSDTLSGRIDRGREQMEQMRRELLQERTARQELEGDKTTLEKQNKELKGRVLHLESSHKPSKEGLLAQMEGQLLALEEQLESEERDRAHLQLTNRRLERTVKELLMQVDDEHLSLTDQKDQLSLRLRAMKRQVEEAEEEIDRLENTKKKLQRDLEDQVDLNDQLQGQLTTIRQDLRRQKSSTKLLSDFDCEDDGFSTDGESLFEAPXGLKPLRHSNGKAPEEPDRP, via the exons ATGAAGCCTTCTCCCAATGGTGTCCGGCAGTGGCAGCGGGACCACGGGACGCCCCCCAAGTTGGCCAGGCAGGAGAGCCCAAAGAACCTTCCGACGGCCAAGGGCGGATCTTACGGAGTCACCGTTCGGGTCCAAGGGATCGATGGACATCCGTACCTCGTGCTCAACAACACGGAGGGATGCTTGTCAGCAAATCTCTTGGGGCCTGAAGACGCCCAGCAGGTGGATAGGCCAGCACCGGACGCCGCTCTCCCTGCCCTTGAACTCGTCAGGAAAAGCCCTGAAGGGGGGAGGCCCTTTGGCGGCCTTTGGGACGAAGCGCCACCCGGTTGGATTAAAAGCCTGAACCAAGCCAGCAGGTCAGAGGGAAAGGAAACCACCCCGCCTTCCCAGGCCTCTaatttgctgaacttccagaaATATCCAGAGCTGCTTCAACCCTATAATCCTGCAAACAGTATCTTGAACCGGAAGGACCTTCAGCCTCGACTGCTGAGCGAATCCCAatccctggaggaggaggaggaggagggggagaaagtggGGCCCAGGCCTTGGAACTCGCCTTTGGAGGCAGCGTCGGGCGCATCAACCCCACAGTTTGCAGAACTGGCTAAATCGAAACCGAAAACAGTGGACTTGACCCGGCCTGAGCAGAAcacgcagcagcagcaccggggaAGCCCCAGTATTGCCGACTGTCCTGGCTCAGAAAGGCCGGAGTGGGCTGGGTCTTCATTGGCCGGGGGCTCCCCTGCCTGCCCAGGTCCTAGCAGGGGCAGGCCGGACCTCCTCCCCTTCCGCCAGCCGGACTCGGCAGGAGCAGCCCTGGATGGCTCCCAGAAGTCTTCGTCTTCCTCCACTACGCCAACCTCGGCCACCTCCGTGTCCAGGTTCTTCCTGGACGACCAAGAATACGCCATCTATGCTGACCACGTCAACCGGCATGAAAACCGGCGGTACATCCCCTTCCTGCCTGGAACCGGCCGTGACATTGACACTGGCTCCATCCCTGCAGTGGAAGAGCTGATTGAGAAGTTTGACAGGAAGGTTTGTCCCCCAAGGAGGGGAAGACTGGGCTTCAGGACTCGGACTCTTCCCGAAAGTCAAAAGCGATCCAAGAGCGTAGACAGCGCTCTCTCTCACGGGACGCGTTCTGACGGCCTCGGGGACCACACCAAAGGCTTGGGGAGGTCGTCCGAGCATTTGGTCCACTCCTCCCAGCTTTGCCTGCGGAAGCCGCTGTCTCCAGAGAAGAAGGCCACCTCTCTTGGGGGGCAGCTGGCCCCTCGGGGGGCAGGCGAGCTCCGGACGGGCCCAGGACCGAGAGAGTCTCCCCGGAGCCCCTTCAGTTCCTGGCAGCGTCTGAGACAAGACCAAGGGGGCCCCGAGGGTCTGCCTTCTCAGCCGGCCACTCTTCCCAGGCAGCGCAAAAGAAGGGACCGCAAAGCTCTGGACTCCGCTCCCTTCTTCCCAGAAAGCCCCGTGCGACACACTCGCTCGATGGACACTTTCGCTGCTGGTTCAAAAAATGCCCAG GTCACACCTGACCTGCTCAAGGGCCAGCAAGAACTTGCCCGGCAAAGCAACGAAGAGACGGCTAAGCAGATTCTCTACAACTATCTCAAGGATGG TACCGGTGAAAATGAGGACGCCACCAAGAGGAAAGTCAACTTGGTATTTGAGAAAATCCAGACGCTGAAGTCCAGAGCAGCCGGGAGTCCCCAG ACGTCTGATGCTTCGGTGGAAGTCAACACGTTGGTAGAAGAGAAGACGCGGTTGACGAAGGAGCTCTGTGAGCTGCAGAGGACACTGGACTTGGAACTCGAG CACCAGCAGAGCTTCCAAGCGGAGCGTCAGACAATGGAAGCCGAACTGCAGAAGCTCCGGCAgcagctgaaagaaaatgcagaggagACAGAGACTTTCAGGAGGCAGCTGAAGGAAAGCGAGAAGGACCTGAGAGAAAACCTGGAGGA GCTCTTCCAAGTGAAGATGGGACGGGAGCAGCAGCAGAGGGAGATCCGGGACTTGCAGGATCAGCTGTCCGAGATGCACGACGAACTGGACAGCACGAAGCACACGGAGGACAGCGAGAAGGAGCAGCTGCTGGAG GAGCTGATGCGGACGAAGCAGGGCCTGCAGGAGCTGCTGGTGCTGAAGGGCCACCGAGAGGAGGCCCTGGCCAGACGCGAGCGGGAGGTAGCGGCCCTGAAGGGCGTCTTGAAGGAAGAGATGGCCAGCCAGGAGCGAGAGGTGGGCCGCCTCCGGGAGCAACACCTCCGAGAGCTCCAGAGCCTGAGCGACAGTCTGGCCAAAGCCACGGAG AAAATCGGCTGCCTGTCCAGCGCCAAGGCTGAAGCTGAGAAGGAGCAGAGGAGCCTCGAAGGCCGAGTGGCGGGCATGGCCGCGCAGGAGGGGCAGCTGAGAGAGGCCCTGGCGCGGCAGCGGGAACTGCAGGCGGAGCTGGAGGCCTTGAGGCGAGGCAAGGAGGAGGCTGAGGGGCGGCTGCGTAGCTGCAGG AGGGAGGTGCAGTCCTTGACCCTCGCTCTGGAGGAAGCCCGCCAGGTGGCCTCGGCCAAGGTGTCTGTGGAAGCCCAGCTGGAGGAGGCCCAG AGGAAGCTTGGCCGGCTGAGCCAGGAGCAGCACCAGCTGATGGGCCGACTGGAAGCCGAGGGGTCGCAGAGGGAGCAGCTGCAGAGGGCGAAACGCGAACTGGAGAACGAGCGGCGGCAGCTGGGCAGGACCGTCGAAACACTGCAGGAGGAG ATGGCGGAGGTCCTCCAGGCGTCCCGAGAGTCAGGCCAGCAGCTCCAGAAGCAACTGGACGAGTCCACGGAGAAGAGCCAGCAGCAGCTGAAGGACAAAGCCCGGGAGCTGGAAAAGGCCCACCAGGCCGTCCTCAAAATGCAAGAGCAG GTCCATTCCCTGGAGGGAGAGGTCCAGGGTCAGAGAAAGGCCCAAAGGGAATCCCTGGCCAAGACTCAGCTCCTGGAAGAGACGGTGAAGGACTTGGGACACCAGGTGGACACGAAAAGCCGCTGGAGAGAAGACCGGGCCAGACAAGCCAAGATGCTGGAG GACAAGGTGTCCCAGCTGGAGCTGGAGCTGGAAGAAGAGCGGAGCAATTCGGACACCCTGTCTGGGAGGATCGACAGGGGCAGAGAGCAG aTGGAGCAAATGAGGCGCGAACTCCTCCAGGAAAGGACGGCCAGGCAAGAACTGGAGGGCGACAAGACCACCCTGGAAAAGCAG AACAAGGAGCTGAAAGGCCGGGTCCTCCACCTGGAAAGCTCTCACAAGCCCAGCAAGGAAGGCCTCCTGGCCCAGATGGAAGGCCAACTCCTGGCGCTGGAGGAGCAGCTGGAGAGCGAGGAGAG GGACCGAGCTCACCTCCAGCTGACCAACCGCCGACTGGAGAGGACGGTGAAGGAGCTCCTGATGCAGGTGGACGACGAGCACCTCTCCCTGACTGACCAGAAGGACCAG CTCAGCCTGCGTTTGAGGGCCATGAAGCGGCAGGTGGAGGAAGCCGAGGAAGAGATAGACCGGCTGGAGAACACCAAGAAGAAGCTCCAGAGGGACCTGGAAGACCAAGTGGACCTCAACGACCAGCTGCAA GGACAGCTGACCACCATCCGGCAGGACCTCAG GCGCCAGAAGTCTTCCACTAAGCTGCTGAGCGACTTCGACTGTGAGGACGACGGCTTCAGCACGGATGGGGAGAGCCTGTTCGAGGCCC CGGGGTTGAAGCCCCTCAGGCACAGCAACGGCAAAGCCCCCGAGGAGCCCGACCGGCCGTAG